Sequence from the Thermoproteales archaeon genome:
ATTTCAATAGCCATTAACACGAGCCTTCCTTCCTGGCCTACGCTATAAGCGTTCGGGTCTGGCGGGTTGTTGTTCACTATGATTCCTCCTTCGCTAGACCACATTACGCGGTAAACGTTTGCTGGTTTTTCTTCGCTAAGGGAAATCCATTTACCGTCTTTGTAGGCAGCGATTACTCCTGGACCATGAAATAGTGCGCGAGTGACGCCGGAAACAAGGAAGCTTACCTCGGGATCTGCTTTATCGCTTAAACCTAATACTCTGTATGTTTTTCCTGCGTTTGATTTCTTATCTTCCACGGAGCATAGGTCGATTCTTAACACGCTGCCAACAGCTTCTAATACCTTGTTAGCTGGCTCTTGTCTGTTTCTATCATCTCCATAGTCGCTGTCTCCCGCAACCCACAATACTTTTCCTCCATCATCAAACCATTTCTTGATCGCGGAAAGCTCATCCGATGTGATGCCTGCAAACTGATCTACGAAGATAACTATTAGAACTGTAGCATCTTTTATTTTATCATATGTCAAATCTTCAGTTATTACTACCCAGTTTGCCGGAATGTCTTTTTTAGCGGCTTCAAGAAGTACGTCTTCTCCTTCTAAGCCTTTCATGTAGACTGCTATAGTTTTTTCCGGCGTGCTATAGAAGGCAGGTAGAGATAGGCTGATGAGAATCAGTAAAAGAAGTAATGCCGCCTTTTTCATGACTTCACCGAGAGTAAAATATCCTAGAATTATTTAAAGATAATGCTGCACAATGCGAAATCGTCATATACTCCATGTAGTACTTTTTTAGTGGTGATATCGTTGGAAAAAAAGGTTATTATTGCAGTTTTAATTTTAGCCATAATCCTCATTGGAGCCATATTGTTCTTTGTTCAACCATTTAAGCCAGCGGAGGAAGGCATAGTATTAAAAATTATAACGAGACATGGTGCGGACATACAGGATATCACGGAGCAAAATTTCCTGAAAAGCGAAGTTGCTAAAAAATACAAAATTAAAGATATCGTATGGTTGCCGGTAGGAGCTGGATTATGGATTGACACTATAAAAAGAAGCGGAGACGTAGACGTAGGATGGGGAGGCGGCCCCGTCCTCTTTGACATCCTACTAGAAAACCAGCTTCTCGCTCCTTTAGAGGGCTACGACGAGCTTGAAGCCGTTATAGCCGAACTACCCGATGATATCAGCGGCGTTCCAATGAAAAGAAAGGGTGAAGATGGAAAAGTGTACTGGGTCGCGGCTGCAATAGCATCCTTCGGTTTTACAATAAACAAAAATTTTCTAAATGAGAGAAACCTTCCCGAGCCGGATGAATGGCTCGACTTGGGAAGCCCCGCCTACGCTGTCACGCTGCCTTCCCCTAGCGTTGCAGTAGCGGACGCTACCAAGTCTACTTCGAACACTAGAATGTACGAGATTATCCTGCAGAAGTATGGATGGGTGGAAGGGTGGAAGCTGATAACGCGCATAGCAGCTAACAGCAGAATATACGATCAATCAGGACTCGTGAGAGAAGCCGTTGTCAGAGGCGACGTAGGTGTCGGCATCACTATAGACTTCTACGGATATACTTCACAACTCGAAGCTCCAGGAATCGCAAAATACGTGCTTCCGAAAGATGGCACGCTGGTTAATGGAGACCCGATAGCCTTACTAGTTACGGCGAAGCATCCTGAGGCGGCTAAAGCTTTTATAGCTTGGATTTTAAGCCCTGAAGGACAGAAGGTTTGGCTGCATCCCTCAATTAACAGGCTACCGATCAACATTAAAGTTTTTGATACTCCTGAAGGACAAGAGAGATCAGACTTGAAGGAAAACTATGAAAAAACTTTGGTTGCTTCAACAATAGAATTTAGCGACGAGCTAGCTTTAAGCTACGAATACTCCTTGATGTGGTTCTTCCACGCGACAAACGTAAGAGCTGAACAAGCTTTAAAGGAAGCTTGGATGGCTCTCACAAAGAAATACCTAAATGGGGAAATTAGCGAGGAAGAGTTCAACAGGCTCGTAGACGAGCTAACTAATCCTCTTAAACTAGTTTTCAAAGACCCGGACACTGGAGAAGAAGTTGCATTTACGCAGGAATACGCTCAAAAAGTAAACGAGAAAATAATGAAAGATCCAGCTTACAGAGATTCTCTCGTTAGAGCATGGCGAGAGGGAGCGGAAAATAGATATAGGAAGGTGCTCGAAGAGCTAGGAGGGTGAAAAAGCCGGTGCTTTCAACTACTAGGCTGCGAGAGATAAAAAAATCTCTCGATCCTTTTATAACCTTTCAATATATTTTTTCTTACGCCTACCTAACTCTTTTCCTTCTGCTTCCCATAGCTACCATAATTGAGCAAGCATTCTTGCACGATGGAAGTTTTAGCCTACACTGGTTTGAAAAAGTATTAAGCGACCCGGACTTTTTCTCGCTTAAAGCTAGAGGCGGAATGATGTTTGAAGTTCACGGAGACACTATTTACATCTGGGGGATAGACCATGGCTACATAATGAACTCTCTCATCGTAGCTGCCACGGTTACCATATCTACTTCTCTCATAGGCGTCTTAACTGCTCTAATCATCGCGCGATACGATTTTCCAGGGAAAAACATTTTCAGAGTAATGGTTTTAATACCGATGCTTGCAACGCCGTTCGTAAACGCATACGTTATAGGCAAATTTTTCCAGCCTAGAGGAGGGCTTTTAAACTTCCTATTTTATGATGTTCTCCACATACTACCCTGGCGTATAGACGTAAACGGTCTCGTAGGTATAGCTGTTGCCCAGACGCTAGCATTCTATCCAATAGTATACTTGAACGTTTTCGCTAGCTTGATGACCATGGACCCCACGATGGAGGAGCAGGCAGAATCTTTAGGCGCTGGAGGTTTCAAACTATTCAGAACTATAACCCTGCCCCTGTCCATGCCGGGGCTAGCCGCTGGGGCAACTATAGTTTTCATTTTCAGCCTCGAAGACCTTGGAGCGCCTATAGGATTTATAGGCTACAGCGGCAATCCTCTAGCTCGCAAAGTAATGTCTGTATACGTGTTCGACGATTTCGCCGCAGCTGTAACAGGAGCAATATCCCCGATAACATCGGCTATCGCCGTTATTCTAGTCAGCTTCGCGGTTGCCGGCTTCTTAGCAATCAAAAAATACGTTACATTGAAAACCTACGCGACTATAAGCAAGGGTGGAAGGTGGAAGCCTAGAACACGGAAGCTAAGCTTCAAAGGCTTAATCCCAGTCTATCTATTCCTTACCCTTCTAGTCTTATCGGCTTCGATGCCGCAAATTGGAGTTATAATACTAGCTTTAACGGATTGGGCTATCAGCGGGCTTGCGCCAAAAGCTATAACATTCGAGTTCGTGAGCAGGCTTTTTACAGATCCTAACGTGATGAGGGCGATATCAAACAGTCTAGTATATTCTGGAGCAGCTGTTTTACTAGCGGTAATTTTAGGAAGCAGCTCAACCTATGTTATTGCAAGATCAAAGCTTCCCGGCACCGACGTTCTAGATTCATTGCTGACTATGCCTATCGCTGTTCCAGGAATTGTCGTTGCCGTAGGATATTTCCTGTTCTTTACGGGCTTTTTCAGGGGGACTATTTTAGACCCGCTAGTCGATCCAGCTCTGCTCTTAATATTCGCTTATAGCGTGAGACGCCTCCCGTTCACAGCGCGCAGTGTGTTCGCCGGGTTGCAAGGAGTTCATGAAAGCTTAGAAGAGGTTGCTACTACTCTGGGAGCGACTAGATTTAAGAGCTTCTTTGATATCGTCGTCCCCCTCATCGCAGCAAACGTTATAGGAGGGGGTATACTAACATTCGTGTACAGCATGTCGGAAGTGAGCACCAGCGTGACTTTGGGAGCGTTAAGAGAGGATAGAGGCCCAATAACCTTCTATATTAGCCAGGTTATATACGGTACAGCCGCCGTGGGAACGGTTAGCGTTGCGGCTGCCTTATGCTTATTGTTGATAACTGTGCAGGTGATTGCATTGGCTGTGTCAAACTATATTTTGAAGCAGCGTGTAGCTTTTCTCGGGATATAAGGTGGTGATATGGTTAGAGTCTCTCTTCGGAATATAACGAAAAGATTTGGCAAAGTTGTAGCAGCAGACCATATAACGCTAGATATTGAGGATGGAGAATTCTTTACCTTCCTTGGACCATCTGGCTGTGGGAAAACGACAACTTTGAGGTTAATTGCTGGACTTGAAATCCCAGACGAGGGGAGAATACTGTTCGATGATGTCGACGTTACAGACTTACCGTCCTACAAGCGTGGAGTTGGAATGGTTTTTCAAAACTACGCTCTTTGGCCTCACATGACAGTTTTCGATAACATAGCTTATGGATTAAAGATTAGAAAAACTCCAATGACGGAGATAAAGGCTAGGGTCCGCGAAGTCTTAGAGCTTGTCAGGCTTGAAGGTTTGGCCGATCGATATCCTCACCAGCTTAGTGGCGGGCAGCAGCAGCGCGTAGCGTTGGCTAGAGCGTTGGTTATAGAGCCGAAACTACTTCTCTTAGACGAGCCTTTAAGCAACCTAGACGCTAAGTTGAGAATTGAAATGAGAGAAGAATTGAAAGATCTCCAGAAAAGGCTTGGTATAACGACTATCTACGTAACCCACGACCAAGAGGAGGCAATGGTGTTATCTGATAGAATAGCTATAATGAGTAACGGACGCGTAGAGCAGATTGGCACGCCCCACGAGGTGTATAGAAAGCCGAGTAATCTGTTTGTTGCAACGTTTATTGGCCGCAGCTCAGTGCTTAAGGGAGAAGTAGTTTCCGTAGATGATTTTATCGAAGTTAAGGTGGGGAATCTGCTTATAAAGGGTTGCGTATCCGGCGAGGAGAAGGTTAATGTTGGAGATAACGTATACGTCGTTCTTAGACCTCACGATTTTATGGCGGTAGAGGAGGGAGAGGAAATAAACGAGCTTGAGGGAGTGGTAGAATGGCTTGCGTTTATCGGTGGAATTGTAGAAGCTAGAATACGAGTAGACAGCGAGAGAGTTCTGGTAAGCTTAGACGCCGACACGGAAATCAACATTGGCGATAAGATTAAAGTCTTTATACCCTGGAATAACGTGATTATTCTCAAAACCTGAAATTCAACAAGTTTATTATTTACCTTGTTAAACTATTATGCGATATCATGAAAGCGAAAACTATTCTTACAATACTAGTTCTTACCGTAGTTCTCTTCTCTATCATTTCCTTTGCGGTACCGAAGATAAAGCTGCGAAGCGTAAGAGAAGTTGTTGAATACCCACGTCCATCACTTCCCGAAGTTGTCGTGTGGAATGGAGAGCTTCTGGTCAAAGTTAACGCGTCGCAAAACGCGAAAAACTGGATTGGTTATATAGAGAACGAGCATTGCTCCTACAAGCTAGAGTTAACGTCATCTGATTATCGAGAGGGATTGTGGTTTTTAGCTTTTAAAATACCAGATAAAATCCCGCCGCTTCTCTACGATCTACGGTTAGAATTTTATGATGGAGAAGAAAAGTCTCACATCCAGCCGAGAAGCGTTAGGGTGTTAAAAGATTGGCCTGAGAAGCTAGCTATTGGACATATAACCGACATACATTTACCAGGAGGCGCGCAGGTTTATGCTAGATGCGTTTACGAGCTCAACCTTATAAGCCCTCATATAATCATAGCTACCGGCGATATCGTAGACGTTGATACTATAAGAAGCGCGTGGCAGTACTACTTCTTCCTATCTCAATTCTTGAAGACTCCCATATTCCTGCTCCCTGGAAACCACGATCACGCTGGTGACGACGCTAAAAACTATCAGAAATTCGCCACTCCGCTATACTGGTATACAATCATGGGTCCTTACATGATCGCGGCTATTGATACTAGATCAGATGGATTTGCAACTATAGAAGAGCTGGAATGGCTTGACCAGGTATTATCAGAGCATCCGGACAAGGTTAAGATACTCGCTTTCCACCACCCAATAATTGACTATCCAGGTGGAGAGATAAAAGTAGACCCTGAAAACGTAGAGCAGATAAAAAACAAGATGTATCCAAGCTGGGCTGAAAACTTAGAAGAAGCTGGTTTGCTGTTGAAAACCGTGATAGAGCACGATGTAAGGCTTATGCTCGCGGGTCATATACACAGAGACAGCATCGCCATTATAAATGATAAACATTACTTATTCGTTAAGGAGCCTAGCGGAGGCAGCGTGAGAGAGGGGGCGCACTATCAATCTTATAGAATAATTTACGTTTCTGAAAACGGTGAAGTAGATGCGATAATGCACGAGGGAAAAGGTCTCTTCGAGTATCCTAACAGTTTACCCGTTGGTATGCTTACTTATTATTACACGCCCGTTAACGATGGTTCTTCCAGCGCTGTCTCGCTAAGAGTAGACAATGGATTGAAAGCGGATATGCCTATAGTGGCGGAGTTTAAGGTGAAGCCCGGTGAAGAGTATAAGATCTATGGC
This genomic interval carries:
- a CDS encoding ABC transporter substrate-binding protein, which codes for MEKKVIIAVLILAIILIGAILFFVQPFKPAEEGIVLKIITRHGADIQDITEQNFLKSEVAKKYKIKDIVWLPVGAGLWIDTIKRSGDVDVGWGGGPVLFDILLENQLLAPLEGYDELEAVIAELPDDISGVPMKRKGEDGKVYWVAAAIASFGFTINKNFLNERNLPEPDEWLDLGSPAYAVTLPSPSVAVADATKSTSNTRMYEIILQKYGWVEGWKLITRIAANSRIYDQSGLVREAVVRGDVGVGITIDFYGYTSQLEAPGIAKYVLPKDGTLVNGDPIALLVTAKHPEAAKAFIAWILSPEGQKVWLHPSINRLPINIKVFDTPEGQERSDLKENYEKTLVASTIEFSDELALSYEYSLMWFFHATNVRAEQALKEAWMALTKKYLNGEISEEEFNRLVDELTNPLKLVFKDPDTGEEVAFTQEYAQKVNEKIMKDPAYRDSLVRAWREGAENRYRKVLEELGG
- a CDS encoding iron ABC transporter permease, yielding MKKPVLSTTRLREIKKSLDPFITFQYIFSYAYLTLFLLLPIATIIEQAFLHDGSFSLHWFEKVLSDPDFFSLKARGGMMFEVHGDTIYIWGIDHGYIMNSLIVAATVTISTSLIGVLTALIIARYDFPGKNIFRVMVLIPMLATPFVNAYVIGKFFQPRGGLLNFLFYDVLHILPWRIDVNGLVGIAVAQTLAFYPIVYLNVFASLMTMDPTMEEQAESLGAGGFKLFRTITLPLSMPGLAAGATIVFIFSLEDLGAPIGFIGYSGNPLARKVMSVYVFDDFAAAVTGAISPITSAIAVILVSFAVAGFLAIKKYVTLKTYATISKGGRWKPRTRKLSFKGLIPVYLFLTLLVLSASMPQIGVIILALTDWAISGLAPKAITFEFVSRLFTDPNVMRAISNSLVYSGAAVLLAVILGSSSTYVIARSKLPGTDVLDSLLTMPIAVPGIVVAVGYFLFFTGFFRGTILDPLVDPALLLIFAYSVRRLPFTARSVFAGLQGVHESLEEVATTLGATRFKSFFDIVVPLIAANVIGGGILTFVYSMSEVSTSVTLGALREDRGPITFYISQVIYGTAAVGTVSVAAALCLLLITVQVIALAVSNYILKQRVAFLGI
- a CDS encoding ABC transporter ATP-binding protein, which encodes MVRVSLRNITKRFGKVVAADHITLDIEDGEFFTFLGPSGCGKTTTLRLIAGLEIPDEGRILFDDVDVTDLPSYKRGVGMVFQNYALWPHMTVFDNIAYGLKIRKTPMTEIKARVREVLELVRLEGLADRYPHQLSGGQQQRVALARALVIEPKLLLLDEPLSNLDAKLRIEMREELKDLQKRLGITTIYVTHDQEEAMVLSDRIAIMSNGRVEQIGTPHEVYRKPSNLFVATFIGRSSVLKGEVVSVDDFIEVKVGNLLIKGCVSGEEKVNVGDNVYVVLRPHDFMAVEEGEEINELEGVVEWLAFIGGIVEARIRVDSERVLVSLDADTEINIGDKIKVFIPWNNVIILKT
- a CDS encoding metallophosphoesterase; translated protein: MKAKTILTILVLTVVLFSIISFAVPKIKLRSVREVVEYPRPSLPEVVVWNGELLVKVNASQNAKNWIGYIENEHCSYKLELTSSDYREGLWFLAFKIPDKIPPLLYDLRLEFYDGEEKSHIQPRSVRVLKDWPEKLAIGHITDIHLPGGAQVYARCVYELNLISPHIIIATGDIVDVDTIRSAWQYYFFLSQFLKTPIFLLPGNHDHAGDDAKNYQKFATPLYWYTIMGPYMIAAIDTRSDGFATIEELEWLDQVLSEHPDKVKILAFHHPIIDYPGGEIKVDPENVEQIKNKMYPSWAENLEEAGLLLKTVIEHDVRLMLAGHIHRDSIAIINDKHYLFVKEPSGGSVREGAHYQSYRIIYVSENGEVDAIMHEGKGLFEYPNSLPVGMLTYYYTPVNDGSSSAVSLRVDNGLKADMPIVAEFKVKPGEEYKIYGLESYEVETYEVEGGILYLITAKVPAESQVKVTLASTPDNVKPEITDVKMVDEEGTKYAVIETYDKGWGVADVSVKISVNGGEWKEVKAYPLVVVDKDEGVTDTYEKPLFKVELPGQGKITLKVTAVDFANNKSEEITKEFVIEAEKPEEKPQPPTEAVFDQILIFIAIAFAIVVIAILLKKKH